One window from the genome of Crassostrea angulata isolate pt1a10 chromosome 2, ASM2561291v2, whole genome shotgun sequence encodes:
- the LOC128173659 gene encoding signal peptidase complex catalytic subunit SEC11A, giving the protein MGLLDMDFLDDVRRMNPRQLYYQVLNFGMIVSSALMIWKGLMVVTGSESPIVVVLSGSMEPAFFRGDLLFLTNYREEPIRVGEIVVFKIEGRDIPIVHRVLKVHEKEDGKVKFLTKGDNNSVDDRGLYAPGQLWLEKKDVVGRARGFVPYVGIVTILMNDYPKFKYAILACLGLFVLIHRE; this is encoded by the exons ATGGGACTGCTTGATATGGATTTCCTGGACGATGTCCGGCGTATGAACCCGAGACAG CTCTATTACCAAGTGCTGAACTTTGGTATGATTGTCTCGTCTGCTCTGATGATCTGGAAGGGGCTTATGGTGGTCACAGGCAGCGAGAGTCCCATAGTGGTGGTCCTCAG tggAAGTATGGAGCCTGCCTTTTTCAGAGGAGACCTACTTTTCCTGACCAACTACAGAGAGGAGCCAATCAGAGTGGGAGAAATTGTCGTGTTTAAAATAGAAGGGCGAGACATTCCCATTGTACACAGAGTGCTGAAAGTTCACGAAAA agaagatgGAAAAGTAAAATTTCTTACCAAGGGAGATAACAACTCGGTAGATGACAGAGGGTTATATGCCCCTGGACAGCTTTGGCTGGAAAAGAAAGACGTGGTGGGGCGAGCTAGAGG GTTTGTGCCTTATGTTGGAATAGTCACTATATTGATGAATGATTATCCTAAATTTAAG TATGCTATTCTTGCCTGCCTGGGTCTGTTTGTGCTAATACACAGAGAATAA
- the LOC128171687 gene encoding multiple epidermal growth factor-like domains protein 10, whose amino-acid sequence MDFKNIVVYLLGLISSNAYDDLSFQKVASQSSSWYGGLHKASYAVDRNTTTWARILDIGRNSRSKTAWWKVDLGGVYSIYSINIIFKNYDGNEQRQRGRFAGFSLYVSNTYVSDTSDIKGSTLCYKDGPQLPPLNFTTTCAECGRYVTFYNERLDGLTYPTNYEVQNVYTELLEVIVQGAYTYGRNCDVPCPSNCKDNICHNDHGTCYGCKPGWTGLSCTITCRKGWYSDNCSQQCVGHCRDNSTCNHMTGHCDKGCAAGWTGIFCNKECADGTYGYDCVNNCSGHCLNGSHCNKQTGHCDRGCNLGYTGRDCRIECSPGYFGLDCIERCSGHCIYDERCDHVSGICPRGCIDGYIGRHCNISCQHGYYGRNCSLPCSPNCKTCRHTDGLCTCRAGWMGHNCSIECIQSYGENCQYPCSGQCINQTCDRFNGNCLCDGKYDSLRNCETTDVASSTLWIVAFFISILINIIFISTTLISRRKSFLKQKSETDKVNFSCRSGSITEQTVTTGDSSHYQDISVSQNENTYQTLHQQ is encoded by the exons atggattttaaaaacattgttgTATATCTACTTGGACTAATATCATCAAATGCGTATG ACGATTTATCATTCCAAAAAGTTGCATCACAATCAAGCTCATGGTATGGAGGTTTACATAAAGCTAGTTATGCAGTTGATAGAAATACTACAACATGGGCGAGGATACTGGATATAGGCAGGAACTCTCGTTCCAAGACTGCATGGTGGAAAGTGGATCTTGGTGGAGTGTACAGCATTTACAGTATcaatataatatttaagaacTACGACGGAAATG AACAGAGACAACGTGGACGTTTTGCCGGGTTCTCACTGTATGTATCTAATACCTATGTATCAGACACTAGTGACATAAAAGGATCCACACTATGCTACAAGGACGGTCCTCAGTTACCACCCCTGAACTTTACAACCACGTGTGCTGAATGCGGGCGTTACGTCACCTTTTACAACGAGCGGCTGGATGGACTGACCTACCCTACCAATTACgaagttcaaaatgtttatactgaGCTCCTCGAAGTTATTGTACAAG GAGCTTACACGTATGGTAGAAACTGTGACGTCCCTTGTCCCTCAAACTGTAAGGACAACATTTGTCACAATGACCATGGAACATGTTATGGGTGTAAACCTGGATGGACGGGGTTGTCTTGCACTATAA CATGTAGAAAAGGCTGGTACAGTGATAACTGTAGTCAGCAGTGTGTAGGACATTGCAGAGATAACTCTACTTGTAACCACATGACTGGTCACTGTGATAAAGGTTGTGCCGCTGGATGGACaggaatattttgtaataaag AGTGTGCTGACGGTACCTATGGTTATGACTGTGTCAACAACTGTAGTGGTCACTGTCTGAATGGTTCTCACTGTAACAAACAGACTGGTCACTGTGATAGGGGATGTAACCTGGGATATACCGGCAGGGACTGTCGCATAG AATGTAGCCCCGGATATTTTGGGCTGGATTGCATAGAGCGATGTAGCGGACACTGTATTTACGATGAACGATGTGACCATGTTAGTGGAATTTGTCCCCGAGGTTGTATTGACGGGTATATTGGACGACATTGCAacattt CTTGCCAACATGGGTATTATGGTAGAAACTGTTCTCTACCTTGTTCTCCCAACTGTAAGACATGTCGACACACAGATGGTCTATGTACGTGTAGGGCAGGTTGGATGGGTCATAATTGCTCAATAG AATGTATTCAGTCCTATGGAGAAAACTGTCAGTATCCGTGCAGTGGACAATGCATTAACCAGACCTGTGATAGATTCAACGGAAACTGTTTGTGTGATGGCAAATATG ATAGTCTGCGGAATTGTGAGACGACGGATGTGGCATCCAGTACATTATGGATTGTTGCATTCTTTATATCAATTCTCATCAACATCATATTTATTTCTACCACGTTGATTAGTCGAAg GAAATCATTCTTGAAACAGAAGTCTGAAACGGATAAGGTTAATTTTTCTTGTCGATCTGGGTCTATCACAGAACAGACAGTTACAACTGGTGACTCTTCTCACTATCAAGATATCAGTGTATCACAAAACGAAAACACCTATCAAACACTACATCAACAGTGA